The Drosophila bipectinata strain 14024-0381.07 chromosome 3L, DbipHiC1v2, whole genome shotgun sequence region GAGTACGCTCTGACACGACAGCTTTCCGAAAAGTGCCGGCTGTACCGGATGCAAAATGAGCGGTACAAAAGACCGGAAATGGAGGTATCGGTGGGGCAATTGCAGCAGAATATCGAAGCTTATGCAGAGGACATTATAAAAACTGAACACGAACTGTTAGAGCTTAAGAACGAAATGAAACACGACATATCGCTAATAAATAATCTGAAACGACTGACTTTGGAGCACACGGAAGCCGCTAAGGAATCCGGAGTGGGTCCAGTAAAAACTGAGACTCGGCCACCCAATGAATTCAAAAATACACCTCAAGTTGCTAAAAAGACACCCGAAATGCAGTTTGTCGATAATATATACGAGTTTTGCGACAATAATGCAAGCATGTTGGTTTAATTGTACATAGATATAACTTGTTAAGTTTtataatcaataaaaattattttgtatacaTTTAATGGTTATTATTTCCTtggaaaatcaaaaaacatGTATTGGGACTTTGAtattctattattttattgtataGGCACCAAAAAACAtgatattttcaaatatgaaatattaaagATAAAAGAGGAGGTAAAAATAAGCAAATAAAAGATAACGTAGATTATAATTTTATCCATAGACTTCTTTTTCTTAAATCAAAAGGCTTCTAGTTAGTTTGATTAAAATCTGTGCTTCCATGCAAttgatttacaaaaaaatgtaacggtagatatatttttgaaatatttaataattgaaaaaccGTCAAATGGCAGCACCGATAGTCACGACTATCGGTAACAatcttaagaaaaaaaaaacaacgtgGCAACAATACGTATTTTACAAATGGCAGCACTGTCAGCGCAACACAACTCCTactaattattaaatttctaAAACGGAACGTCAACAATTTCgggtagcaaaacaaaaacacatttCGACAAACCGAATTTGACTTAAATCTAAAGGCTCCACCTCTTGCACGGATCCCATCCAGTTAATAAAGGTAAGCCAGGTGGGACAACAAAATAACGTGGTCGCGAATCACATTTTCCTCCGCCTCTGCCCAATTTTTTGCGGTACGAGGCATGCGGGTGAGGCTTTGTTGTTGCAGCCGTCGGAGTACAGTGCCGTGTCACGTTTTATTTTCAATCTGCGATCTTCGGCGGTGCTGCGAATAGATTGGCAAACGCGTTTCCTGTGCAGATAATCCCTGTACGTGTGCACTCTGGGTCTCGGTGTGGGGGCGAAAGAGAAAGTAACGGCGCATCTGCCGTCTTTGTTGTAAATCCCGTTTGAGCCGCCTAGagccaacaacaaacaaagcaACGTACTCGGCGCCAACCAACACACTACTTGATTATTGATATATTAACTTGTACTTTCTTCTATCCCTCTATGCTGCGAAGAACAAGAAATGGCTCGCGGACACCAGAAGATCCAGTCACAGGCTAAGGCGGCGGAGAAGCAGGCCAAGATGAAGAAGCAGCAGGGCCACAGTGCTAACGACCAAAAAAAGGCTGCCCAGAAGGCGCTCGTACACGTCTGCGCCGTGTGCAAGGTGAGCAGGGCACTCCAAGTCAAGTCAAGATTCTCCAGAAGCTAGTCCGCGAAACTTTATTAAGAAAATCtagttttttgttaaatattctGTATGAGATACAAGCTGATATTTGTATTTCTGCTATGTTTGCACACTTTGTCAGTTTATTTGATGAATAtccgtttattttaataagaaaTATCGTAAATATCGTAACGTAGATAACAGAAACCACAAATATTTATCCTTCATAAGCAGTTTCTTTAATTTCTGAGTCAGCCAAGAGAGaagttttgaaatagaagACCAGACTAGGTgaccaaaatatatattttaatcgaattctttattttttagtcgCAAATGCCCGATCCCAAGACTTATAAGCAGCATTTCGAGAACAAGCATCCCAAGAACGATATGCCGGAGGAGCTGAAGGATGTCTGATGCCCAACAGCCATTTTGCCGCGGGCACAACACATATTTATATCAAGCTGAATCACGAGATCGAGGACGACGAGTTGCCTACCAGTACGAAATCTTGGCAACAATAACTTTACATCAGCCCGAAAAAGAACAGCTACAATCAAGCGGAAGCCAAGCCAAGGGTGGATgataataacaacaataagtGTAATATTAATAGAAATTACCAATGCAAGGAGCGCAGCTGAATTTTTTGTATACACACGGCTGacttttggttttggtttaaGTTTTTACATTGAAATTAATACAGTATACAATTGTTCAATGAATGGCTACAACACACGGAAAAAAACCCTACCACATATTATAGCAATATTTAcgtttgttttcgtttttattttaaccaAAACGTTCCCTCTCTAAGAAAACCAGTAACTTGAGCCGAAATAATAATCACAATATGCtccgttttttttaattttgttttatggaACAACGATtattacaatattttatagttttatacAATTTATGCCAGAAAATGGGAGAACACGATGTTTTGTACTATAAATAATTGAGTAAATCATGTAAATGAGAAtttataaaatcaataaaaaaagggaaaaactTGTTAAAATCATGCGTCATGTTGCTGCAACAGCATTGTCATATTTGTTGTTCCTAAAgctaaaatttaaatgcaaagcATTCCTGTCTAAGGTTCCTATACTGTACTTGTACGATTTGACGGTTAGTGTAAAATtagtctatatatgtataccctGTAAAAGCCACCAATTCCCCATATTCAAACCTAAGACGGGCTTTTAGAGGTGTTGGGACTGTCCTCTGTAGATGGATTCGATTTAAGTGGGAGAGCCTCTTCTGAGGAGAGTTGCATGAAGACTAAATCTTCTTTGGCCGGAAAGTCTGCAAGTACTGTAATTCCAATGTTGTTTTCCGGCAGTTGAGGCGTATCTTCGTGGTATCCGAACCAGTAGATGATAATGCCAGGACCGAAACTAGAAGATCATaacaataaaattgtatttatgcCAACTATTGAACATCCTACCGGTTGCAGTAGctttgcagttgctgctgaATGTTGAACTTGTGTCCTTTGGTGTCCCCAAAGTTGGCCTTGCTCTCGATCCAGTTGATGACCTGTCCTTTGTAGAGGAAGGGAAGGATCATCTTTATGTCTGGAGTCTTGTCGAACCCCATGCGTCGTAGGTCCCGCTCGTCGTAAAAGTGGATGCCTGCCTCCGTGGCCATTGTCTTCAGCTTCATTTCGTACTCCTCGCCGATGAGGCGACGCCGCAGGTCCGTGATGGGCCCCTCCTGGTTGTCGCTGATTACGCACTGCTGCACACAAGCCGCCAAATGGGGTTCGTCGATGAGATGCGGGTTCTTCAGAAGCCGGGATACTTGGGACCGGTGACGGCTCTTGTACTTCTCCTGCAACAGCATCCGACAGAGAGCCACTGGATTTATACACTCCACACAGGACATCTGGATGAGGAGGGCGTCATCGTACAGGTCCTTCTGTGACTCATACCTAAAAAATGCTTGGGGTGAGCTCAGCTACATGtccttttatttcaaagattAGCCTTACGCTTTCAGCAGTTTCTTGGCTCGCTGGTCGTTCTTCGAGTGGTGGCCGCGTGATCTATTGAAGACTTCCGATTGCAGGATGCAAGTTAGTGCCATCGGATCCACGTCCTGGAAGATACGATTCCTCAGCTCGTACTCACAGTCGATGGCCAGGCCACGGTAGCGGCTGATGAATAGGCAAATGCGTTGGTATTCGACATGGCTGAGGACCTTTCTCTTGGTCGGCACATCCCCTCCAGACATGTTTTCCAGGTATTAAAAGTGCTGGTACAGCTGTTGTAATTTATTGCAGTATTTGAGCTAGGGTTGTCTACAATATTCCAAATATCGATATTTCCCTATCGGTGAAGTAGCCTGCCTATCGATAACAAAGGCGGGAACTCAAAAGCCTATTTTGTTAATTTGAAAGCTATTTTCGAACAAGCAACTGGTTTGTAAAACTGCAGATTTAACTTTAAttaagatatattttatttgtatatatccTTACACTTAGCACGGGTTTACGATCCATTTTCACATTGTTAacacttttattatttaaattatgtaCTTTTGTTTTCCATTCAATAGAACTacaaattgttattgtttatCTTCCCATAGTGTCTGCGGATATTTCTCGGGTGTGTAAGAGTGTACCACTTATACCTAGAATATTAATAAGATTGGTTTTGTTTGTAAATGCTATtcttatttatcattttggAAGATAAGTTCTTTCCCATTTGCTCGGTTTAACAAcaggtttttttaaataattacaaCGTGCGCAATAAAGATAAACTATATGAGATACTGAAGCgtacaataaataataattttgaaaataaataaatattggtgTAAAAATGCAACAAATAAAAGAGTTGTTACTGAGAGACTCCTTTCTTCGGCTCTCCCTTCGGTTAGCAATTATTTCGAGTACGTTCCATCGAGTACGGCTCGAGGGTCAAACTTGGTTCAACAATAATAATTCTATTCAAACGTGACCTCTTCCCGACTAAAAGGTTGCGCGTTCTTACGATCTAGGAGTaacaatattaaaatttataggCTTATATGTTGATCTTATGGCTAGGCGTAGACTTTAAGTGTAATTGTTAATTTTACTATTGAAATGTTTTGGGCTAGCTCTAGACTTTGTTCTTTTGTAGGGGTATTTTTTAAGTGATTCTTTTAAGCTTGAGAAGCTATTATCTCTGTAACGGATCAAGTAAGAGCTTCCTTGATCGAAtcgtattattatttatattaatctTGACTTGGCTAAAAGGTAAATACAGCAATAAGTTGGTCAATCGAAATATTGCACCTGTTTGATGTCTTATTTCGAACAAACTTTCATCAATTCGTTTCTTAGGGCTATGTTATTAAATACCAAATCGTTACTTGACTTTAGAGCTCATTGTTTTAAGATGTACAACTAGTCGAATTCGTTTCTATGTTAATATTTGATTccgttttgttattttttgaaagaaGGCATGGTTATGGGCTAGCGATTTCCATGAAATTCAAACCAGCAACACTTAGatatttgatttgttttttttttgtttttaaatataaaactgATTACGATACGGTGTACTATCATTTAAAATTACGTACGTAGTGATGGGGAGGGTGTGATTGCAATTGAATTGGGGTACAAATTTAATCTCTAATACTATTTAGGGAAGGCTAACATACGCGCGATTCAGGtttccctaaaaaaaaaacaattaacaatTAATACAATCCAAATACACTGCTAAACAATCAATTGAGAGTGGGAATTCGGGGTGATTCGGGGTTTTAGACAATTAGTTTTGGCTTCGATTGCGATTTTTCTTAGAAGAAATGCGGCGGCGGCAACGTTTGCGATGGCAAAGTCGACGTCGGCGGCTGCTGCTCCCATCAGACAACAGAATCCTTGCGAATCCTGGATACGTAAGCATGTGTTCGAAACGGGGGAATAAATCGAGAGAAACAAACAACAGAAAATTTCGTCAGAAATGGAGTGATTTGGAGTTGCATTAGTTAGAGGAGGTCTGCTGCTTAAAACTGTTTTCGCACCACATATAGTTCTCAGTCTGGGGTGCTCGCATCACACCCACGCCACCGCCAAGCCGGCGGTAGTTCATGCATCCGCAGAGACGCCACTGGTTCGTCTCCGGGTCGTACACCTCGATAGTCTTCAGATAGGCGGAGCCATCGAAGCCGCCCACCGCGTACAGCTGTCCGTTCACCACAGCCAGGCCGACCTGAAATTAGGGTTTACAATACAATCCTCTGGAAATGAGAAGTAAAAGCTACAAAACTCACCCCACTGCGGCGCGAGGTCATGGCCACAATCGGGCTCCAGGTGTTTGTGAGAGGATTGTAGCGTTCGGCGGACGAGAGCTCCATGCAATCGTCCCGCCCGCCGACGGCGTAAATGTAGTTGTTGAACACGGCGCAGCCCAGATGCTTGCGGCGCGTGGACATTGGACTGACGGCCACCCACTTGTTGTGTCTGAAACGGAAAGTTTGTTTAAATTCTTGAAAAACTCTGGGAAGTAAAGGAAACTCACCTGGGATCGTATCTCTCCACAGTATTCAAAGGACACTGACCATCGGAGCCACCGATTGCGTAAAGGAATCCACCTAAAACAGCCACAGCCACGCCGAGGCGTCGTGTGGTCATAGGTGCCACCTTGGACCACTTGTTCTCCTTGGGATCATACCGTTCTACGTGGTTCAAGCACTGTACGCCATCCTGGCCGCCAACGGCGTACAAGAAGCCGTCAAGCACGGCAACACCCACGCTGGTGCGGCATGATGTGGTGGGTGCAACGTCGCAGGACCACTGGTTTGTCTGCGGATCGTACCGCTCGATGCTGTTCAGGTAGCTCTGTCCGTCGTGGCCGCCCACGGCGTAGAGAAGATCGTTAAGCACGGCCACGCCTACACCGCAGCGACGCTTGCTCATGGGAGCGACCATTTTCCAGTCGTTCGTCTGCGGATCGAAGCGTTCGACAGAGGCGATGGCGTCGCCGGAGCACCAGCCGCCCACAGCGAAAAGCACCTCCCCACGACGCGTCGGTTTACGGGGCCGAGTACGCGGGCCCTGCATCAGTGGACGCTCCTGCGGTAAAAGCAGATAGTTCTTGGCCTCGTCCACCAGGTCGCGGCAGGCCTCGTCGCTGCGCACGAGCAGATCGGATCCGACCGTGCCGACCAGGAACTTTGGTGAGAGTAGCGGCAGTCGGACGTGTTGAAGGACCTGAAACGAAGGGGGAATACATTAATTATATCGTCTTTGAAAAATACTGAATACCCCTACCTGTGGGAGGTGCTGCCGACGCTCGGCGACGTTGTACTTGAGCCAAGACATGACCGCGTTAAAGACTTGCTCCTCGGAGCGCACGTTCAGCTCATCGCTGCAGATAATGTCGACTAGCTGGCCGACGGGCAGAAGCAAGAACTCCTCGCTCTCCATGACCTCTTGAAAGTTGTGCTGCGTGAACTTGTCGGCGATACGAAGCAGTTCCCGACAGGAGTGAGTATCGGCAAAGGCGCGTATGCCCAAGCAGTTGGTGGGATCCAGTTGGCGCTTGAGGAACTCGCAGCATATGTCCTGGATCTCGACCAGCTGGAGTAGGCAGGCGGCCGGCAGAAGAGTCTGGACGTTGGACTCTTCGACGATGATGTGGGCGGTGTAGCAAAAGTCGATGAGCAGCTCCATGGCGTTCTCATCGATGTCTCGAATTGTGACCTCCGTCTGGCGGGACTCCTCCAGTTCCCCGGTGAACATGGCACAGAAGTAACTGCTGCACGCGGAGAGAATCACTCGGTGGGCGAATATCTTCCGCCCACCAACGTTGAGCACCACGTCGCAGAGCTCTCGGTGGCGCCGAAGCATGTTGAGTTCCGAGAGCGTGACCTTGGGATGCTTTTCCGATGTGTGAGAGAGCCTGGCGGGCGACGGCGGACGCTCCAGGCCCGTGGAGCCAGTGGAGGAGCCTGGGCCGGTGGTGGAGTTACCATTTGTTCCGGCGATGGTCGGTCCTCCTCCACCATTACCACCGCCGCCCACACCGCCGCCGGTGGAGCCCGGCAGATCGCCCATTCTGTTCGCTGCTAAACGCAGCGGGCCGGAAGCAACCCAACCCCACACGGCGTCTATCTGCAAAGTAAAAACACAAGAAGTCGTTAGAAAATTACTGTTTTAGGTATAATTCCAACAAATTGAGACAATTCGGACTTATTTTCCTTTCCTTACACTTTTTGCACCGCCCACACACAGACACGGTATGTAACCcacccacacatacacaccAATTCCAGAACACATGTCCGATAGGGTGGACATTTGTGTAAACTGCATTCGAATATGCAATGATatcacaaataaatatttgtctattttttttttttaatttatagtGCTTCTTTACGTTATTGTttgcaaatatatttaaaattaaaagaattttagAAAAGCCTTCCAAGACACAGAATATTATAATCCTATAAGACTTACACTAACTTTTGACAGTTGTTAACCTAATAATATAACTACTTAGTCTTTTATTACTACGTatacaagatacaagatatttttttttgcattcccTCCTAGTCTTAAGACAGATCCACCTTAAAGTTTACACAACACAAGTCCACCCAAATGTGCAAACACACGCGTAAGAAATACATATGTGTATGGTGTCCCAACCTTTGCGTCTCTGTTCTCCACGGATACAAAGCACGTCCAGGGCCAGCTGCAGGCGGAGAATTTCGAAAATGCAATCTTGCTGCTTGCTTAAATCGACCTCATCGAAGATTTTCCTGCGCAAATGCACTTTTCAGACGCGTTAACTAGATTTTTTTATTCCCTGGAAAAATCGAAACACGATTGGTATATAGTCCGCTCGACGTTGCCAGATGGTTGTCTTTAACTACCAGGGCTGTCAAGATTTTCCAGTCGTGAGCAAGAGCTGCCAGATCATTTGTCAACTTGGAATTCCTTTTTTCTGGCCGCAGTCTAGAAATTATATAACTCGTTACAATGAGAAATATGATTaaatttcaaagaaaaatgCTATTTTTTACTATCGGTAGTTTTTTAATGTGACCCTAACATTTAGTTCCTACAGCTgtagtttcatttttttgccgTCAGAGGCGCTACTAAAGATTTGGACTCATCGATAAGTTCAATCGATATTTCTCCACCTCTAATACGCGACGCCGAGGAAAATTTCCAGAATTTGAGGACGCAGCTATAGTGCAAAATAGTGCAAATAGTTACTAAATTTAAGTGAAACGTGTAAATAGAAGCATACTGGTCGCGTCTAGTGTGAAGGGTCTATGAAAAACGAGTGGAAAGTACGTGAAAACAAGCAAAAACGCAAACGCAATAAAGGCCAGGTGTAAGTGTGTGCGTACGAGTGTTTCTCTTTTCCTTCGCCTAAAGTGGAGCGCACTCAATTATTTGTGGATGGCTCTCCACAACAACAAAGTCTCGAgatcaaaaaaaacaaatgcaaaaaatgttGAGGCAACGAAAGGCGAAAGAACAATAACGAAGGCGAAAGCGAGACAATGtaatataaaagaaattaaCGCATTAAACAGAGTACAAGCACAGCAGTTGCAATTGCATTGGAAATTAAAATTCGTGCGACAGAAGCGGACGACGTTGTAAAAATACGTGACAAATCGCTTACACAGACACagccacacatacacatacacacacattcaCACTCCCCCACCACATAGCAATCACACACATAAGCGAAAGAGAGACTGAAAGAGGGAGATAGATAGGGaaggaaagaaagaaaaagaggCGAACGTGaattaacaaacaaacaagaaatattttcgcaaaaaagacaaacacaaaaatccaATAAAGTGTATTACATAAATAAACACAGCGCCAGCGACCCCAAAATATTATGGAAATAACTGCTGCCTCAGTCTCTGCCTCAGCCAGCGTCAGCGTCAGCGGCAAGGAGAACGATAACGGTAAGCTTGGCCTCAAAGATTGATAAGCGGGGCTTTCGAAATGGATCCacaataaacaacaacaacagaaagaAAGAAGCGAAGCAGTCGAAGAATACAGTTTGACTTCCCTAAAGTGACTGcaactaattaaaattgtttctcattttatttataagtaaaaaaactatataaagTGTTATCACTGTCGTATATCAAATTAGTTGTCATTAATTATGCAAGCTTgtgtaaaatttgtaaaatattgtttattggaaaaataaaaaaaaaaagaatatctTTCAAGCAAGATTTAAgacattaaaattattatccttttttgaAATCGAAATAATTCATTTATTGGAAGTTTGACTGTATCACAGAGTACAGACATTttaccaacacacacacccaccacAGCCAACAGCCAAGAGCGCTTGTGCATGTATGTGCATGTTGCAACACTTTTCAGTTTTCATAGGAGGAGGTCGCTGAACTGCGCCTctaagttgttttttttctcaatcGCTTTTAGAGGCCAGCCAAGTAGCAACAACAGTGGCTATCGCAACAGTAatagttttttgcctttgTCTCCGGCCGTTGGTTGTTGCGCAATAGCCAGCGTAGATCATTGGCCAGCCGATAGCGATTACTCAGCATTATTATCAAGGTGCTCCCATAAGGTAGAGTTTGGCAGACAGCTTGGCAGCTTCCTAGAAGTTCTATTGGTAAAAGGGGCTATAGCTGGAGGTCTGTAACTATGTATATTATACCTTCCtttcttaaaaactagtgaCTTTGACACTTCCCAGGGTCACCACAAAAATGAAATCCCTACACTCGCCGATAGCTAGATATCCACCCATAAGttgagcatttttttttttgtcaaaatgcCATTACCTAGAAGTTTTTTCCAACTTATCGGCTAGCGTGTCtgtatttatatttgtttttctattTCAAGTCAACAATCTGACGCTACTCGCCTCGCTGACGTTACAAAAAGTGCTGAAtatcaaaagcaacaacagcgaTACTCAAATacaacagaaacagcagctacagcagcagcagcagctacgACAAAGCCTCAATATAAGCGATAATAACGTATTGAACGAACTGCTTAAAAATGGAGCTGTATTCACAAAATCCGTTACCACACCCACAGCGCCCATTGCCATTGAAAGAAAGAGGcagccccagcagcagcagccccaacaacaaaaacatcagAATAGCGCACAGAAACAACGACTCAACTCATCCATATCATCGACCAACTCATCCACATCCACAAACTCCTCGTACGGCAGCTCGTCAGATgatgcagctgcagctgcaacaACGGCCACAACACTTGCAACACCAaggacaacaacagcaacaagaacGGCAACCACCACGAAGGCGTCCAGCATTAAATTGCCAGAGAAATCGAAAATTCCGTCCGATATACTCGATGATCTGGCCAGCCGTTTCATCATCAACGTACCGGACATGGAGCTGAACAATCTAATCCGAATCTGTTTCCAAATCGAGCTGGCCCATTGGTTCTACTTGGACTTCTTCTGTGCCCCGGCAGCTAGTGACGATGCCGAGTCCCAGAAGCAGACCCAGATCGCTCGGAAGCTGCCGGTTGTGGGCATTAAGCAGTTCGCGATGCAGTTGTTCCAAGTACGTTTGCAAGATTACTTAGGTATTTTATATTTCTGACCATTTTCGTCCTTTTCCGGCAGCACATTCCCTTCCTGAACAAGCACTTTGGCACTGTGGACAAGATCCTGGACGAGTGGAAGAACTACAAGATGTCGGTGCCCACATATGGCGCTATTCTGGTTTCCGAGGATCACAATCATTGTTTGCTAGTGCAGTCCTATTTCGCCCGAAACTCCTGGGGCTTTCCCAAAGGCAAGATCAACGAGAACGAGGATCCAGCCCACTGTGCCACAAGAGAGGTAAGCTGTACCCTTCCTTACATAGCCATATACTAAGCCATGTACATACTTGCAGGTTTATGAAGAGACCGGGTTCGACATCACAGACATCATTGACGCCAACGACTACATCGAGGCCTTCATCAACTACCAGTACACTCGTCTATACATCGTGCGGAACATACCGCTGGACACGCAGTTTGCGCCCCGCACCCGGAATGAGATTAGGTGCTGCGAGTGGTTCCGAATCGATTCATTGCCGGTGAACAAGAACGATGCCATATCGAAGGCCAAGCTGGGAAAGAACGCCAACTCCTTCTTCATGATCATACCGTTCGTGAAGCGCCTCAAGAAGTGGGTCAACGAGAGGAAGGCCGGAATCGAACCGCGTCGCCGCAAGTGCTCCGGTCAGCAGTCCCCAAAGGCGGCTTCGCCCACAAACATCAACGGGAGTGGCAAGAAGGATTTGGCCGCGGGGCGGAATGCATCGAGGCGCCAGCGGCACAAGTCCATGGGCGACTTGGATGGCGTCAAGTTGAACAATCTCAATGGCAAGCCGGCCGGTCCAGGATcagctgctcctgctccggcGGCTGCGGCTATAAAAGCCATGAACATCTGCAATAGCAATGGGAAGCGCAATAAACCGAATGGGGCTGCGGGCAGCAATCAGTCGACGCCAGTCACCACACTAGTGGCTGCAAAGGGAGGAGGAGCGGGAGCCACTGTCTCCTCAAAGCGTCAGTTATTCCACAGTCAATCGCAAAACGATGCACAGCAGCCAGTAAGCAATGACAAGGTAAGGGAGTGCATCATTTTGGAAATGTGCATCATTAAAGCGATGATTTTTCTGGATTTCCTAGCAGATTGTTAGTTCTTTCGATTTGATACGCATTGAGGAGCTGCAACTGAACGCAGCTAAggtccagcagcagcaacgatCACGCAACATGTCCCAAAGCGAGAATCAGCAGCCGGTTATCAAGCAGAACATGGGACATCAGCCAACAACAGGCGTAGACTTGATAGCCATGCTATCCGCCGCAGCGGCAGCTCAGAGGACACCACAGACCGAGCAGCCGCAGCCACAGCAACAACGTCCGCGGCCAGCTTCGGTGTCGCTGAACTTTGGAGAGAGCCATGCGGCAACACCGACAGGCCAGGGCTCGCAAGACATGCACCGGTTACAGCGCATGGCCTCGGGCACCAATTTAAGGATTCTGAAGCGAGCACAGTCGCAGcagccgccgcagcagcaggTGCAGCAGCTGCCACAACAGCCGCCACCAGGCGCTGCTGACTTTACGCCAAACTTCAACTCGTGGACAAACTTCTCATTCACCAAAAACTTTATAGCAAATGTGTTTTGCTAAACCtttcatttcaaaacttt contains the following coding sequences:
- the DCP2 gene encoding uncharacterized protein DCP2 isoform X1, encoding MEITAASVSASASVSVSGKENDNVNNLTLLASLTLQKVLNIKSNNSDTQIQQKQQLQQQQQLRQSLNISDNNVLNELLKNGAVFTKSVTTPTAPIAIERKRQPQQQQPQQQKHQNSAQKQRLNSSISSTNSSTSTNSSYGSSSDDAAAAATTATTLATPRTTTATRTATTTKASSIKLPEKSKIPSDILDDLASRFIINVPDMELNNLIRICFQIELAHWFYLDFFCAPAASDDAESQKQTQIARKLPVVGIKQFAMQLFQHIPFLNKHFGTVDKILDEWKNYKMSVPTYGAILVSEDHNHCLLVQSYFARNSWGFPKGKINENEDPAHCATREVYEETGFDITDIIDANDYIEAFINYQYTRLYIVRNIPLDTQFAPRTRNEIRCCEWFRIDSLPVNKNDAISKAKLGKNANSFFMIIPFVKRLKKWVNERKAGIEPRRRKCSGQQSPKAASPTNINGSGKKDLAAGRNASRRQRHKSMGDLDGVKLNNLNGKPAGPGSAAPAPAAAAIKAMNICNSNGKRNKPNGAAGSNQSTPVTTLVAAKGGGAGATVSSKRQLFHSQSQNDAQQPVSNDKQIVSSFDLIRIEELQLNAAKVQQQQRSRNMSQSENQQPVIKQNMGHQPTTGVDLIAMLSAAAAAQRTPQTEQPQPQQQRPRPASVSLNFGESHAATPTGQGSQDMHRLQRMASGTNLRILKRAQSQQPPQQQVQQLPQQPPPGAADFTPNFNSWTNFSFTKNFIANVFC
- the DCP2 gene encoding uncharacterized protein DCP2 isoform X2, with translation MEITAASVSASASVSVSGKENDNVNNLTLLASLTLQKVLNIKSNNSDTQIQQKQQLQQQQQLRQSLNISDNNVLNELLKNGAVFTKSVTTPTAPIAIERKRQPQQQQPQQQKHQNSAQKQRLNSSISSTNSSTSTNSSYGSSSDDAAAAATTATTLATPRTTTATRTATTTKASSIKLPEKSKIPSDILDDLASRFIINVPDMELNNLIRICFQIELAHWFYLDFFCAPAASDDAESQKQTQIARKLPVVGIKQFAMQLFQHIPFLNKHFGTVDKILDEWKNYKMSVPTYGAILVSEDHNHCLLVQSYFARNSWGFPKGKINENEDPAHCATREVYEETGFDITDIIDANDYIEAFINYQYTRLYIVRNIPLDTQFAPRTRNEIRCCEWFRIDSLPVNKNDAISKAKLGKNANSFFMIIPFVKRLKKWVNERKAGIEPRRRKCSGQQSPKAASPTNINGSGKKDLAAGRNASRRQRHKSMGDLDGVKLNNLNGKPAGPGSAAPAPAAAAIKAMNICNSNGKRNKPNGAAGSNQSTPVTTLVAAKGGGAGATVSSKRQLFHSQSQNDAQQPVSNDKIVSSFDLIRIEELQLNAAKVQQQQRSRNMSQSENQQPVIKQNMGHQPTTGVDLIAMLSAAAAAQRTPQTEQPQPQQQRPRPASVSLNFGESHAATPTGQGSQDMHRLQRMASGTNLRILKRAQSQQPPQQQVQQLPQQPPPGAADFTPNFNSWTNFSFTKNFIANVFC